The genomic window GAAGCTGTGTCCTCGTTATGAAATGCTAACAGAGCATCACTAAGCATAGAAAGTGTGATATCTGCCATCTCTGGAATATGTAATAATGGTTTTACTAATGGCTCCTCTATAAATTTGACTGATTTTGATACGTTAACCGCTAAGTCTGCTATACGCTCTATATCAGAGGATATTTTTAATGCGACAATTACTTTCCGTAAGTCATGTGCAACTGGTTGTTCTTTTAAAATTGTCGAGATAGCCAACTCGTTAATATCTTTTTCTATTTCATTAATATGTTGGTCATTATCAATAACTTTTTGAGCTAGATTTTTATCTAGTGTTTTTAATGACTCAACAGATTGACTAAGCGCGTTATTAGCTTGCTCTGCCATATTTTCGATTTTCTCTGTCAGTTTTAATAATGATTTGTCAAAATGTGAACGTGTTGCCATGTTTAACCATCACCTATCTTTACTTTGTATGTGTTATATAGTATCACATTTAAGACATGTTTTTTATACAATTTTTCCATAGTTAATACGTAAAAAAATAACACTGCTTTATAGAAGGTAATAGAGCAGTGTTATTTATATTTTGAAATACTATAACTTTATTAAAAAGTTGAACAATTAAGCGCTTGCAATTAAGAAGGACTAATTAAAAAAATCGGTTATTCTCCAACAACCTTG from Bacillus sp. HMF5848 includes these protein-coding regions:
- the phoU gene encoding phosphate signaling complex protein PhoU, with amino-acid sequence MATRSHFDKSLLKLTEKIENMAEQANNALSQSVESLKTLDKNLAQKVIDNDQHINEIEKDINELAISTILKEQPVAHDLRKVIVALKISSDIERIADLAVNVSKSVKFIEEPLVKPLLHIPEMADITLSMLSDALLAFHNEDTASAHQIAKRDDEVDNLMRIVVDELMNEAVNKPEHVNQITQLAFVARYLERAADHVTNISENILYLVKGERFDLNL